GGTCACAAAAAATCATCCTTAAGGCAATCTGACAACAGATGATTGCAGATCttctcaaaatgtgttttttttttatctactctGAATATTTCATAATGTGCAACAGTGaccagaagcagaaaaaaactacacttCCCAATGTTTTATTGAGTCTTCAATTATTGGATCATGTGGTAattcaaaaagacaaaacatgggttgttgttgtttctgttgGCATGTTAACACAGGGATGTTTGCATTTAGATCAAAGCGCCTCTGTGCTGAAAGCGCTCATTCATGATTGTGAAGCGCTTTCatttttctctgctcttttaTAGCTTTCGctgaaaaaacatgacaaatgtgCTCCCATCCACACGTGCCACTGCTCCTGGGTGATCGGAAATACTGAAGGCTTTTTCTTCCGATAGGCTTCCTTCAAATGTTCCGGGAATTTATCTATTCTTTActtattttcagactttttttttttgaagcatcACTTCTGATACCAAGTTGTAACTCATCTACTGAAGATTGCTGCTTAAACTGATGGGGTTTCTCTGTCATTTGACTGGATGAGCTGTATTGTACCTCAGCATGAATCTTTCATCCTTTCTTTAGGTCTAGAGAACAAGATAGATCCATCAGAAGACGCGATGTCGTTCTGAGTTCTCTCATCCCTCCTGCGCTTGCAAGAATGAACGCACACTGGCAGCTGCAGATCAGAGCAGCTCATTTCCGGCACGCTCCCTCTGACATTACATCCGCTACAGCCGAAAGACAGTTTTAATGGTAAACTGGTCTGCGGAGAAGCATCATCTCTTTACAATCGCCCAAGAAATGAAGTTGCTAAGCAACCTTTGGCCTTGATGATATGAAATTATGTAATGGTtagaagacaaaacaaaagcagacaaaCAGAGAAGGTGGAGGACAGTCTGAGCACATGCAGTTACACCCATGTATGCGTGTTTGAGCCTCTCTGGATGGCAGATGACAGCAATATAGAGTTTTTAATGATAATCTGCCCATGGGTTGAAGGAATATGATAATCTTCTCTAATGGTCTCACTGATCTCTGAGTCCATTAAAGGTGactggacacacacacactgacacacaaaacCAGACAGCACATGGACTGACTGAACTGTGCTTTTAAGTACCGCTGTTTGAGGATAAATACATCTGCTGCTCTGTTGTATCTCAGTCCTAAAGCTCTTTTATAAACCTGTCTCCTCTCAGTTTCCTGTGATCCAGCATCCCTGCCATCTTTTGTTCAAGGtgcacaactacacacacaatGCAGTTTATTGCTGTGTGCTCTGAGGGCAGATGGGGAAAGCAGAGTGGCATTTTGGGGCTgaggcagacagaaaaaagggatCTTTACCGCTAATCTTTTTTAGTCACAGGTTTCAGGACGCGGAGCGCCACACAGTGTTCATTCTGCATCACAGCACATTTCTCTGTGTGgctctttgctttaataattaATGCTTATAATTCAATTAACTGTCAGAAGCACTGAAATGCCGTGTCTTTGTGGAACGTCTTTGGAGATCATCAGTGTGCAGTTGCAGTCACTCTCTAATTATTCAGCTATCCATCTTCAAAGGTGCTGCCAGTGTCACAAAGACACATGTGGCATGCATTATTTATGCAGACTTCATTAATCACCACTTACACTTCAGATTTGAGAAAAATACTTCTGCATGTGAAGTTcaagaggaaagaaaaacaaaaccgtagaagttgcttttattttatcttttagggATTTTACGTTTCTGACCTTTTAAAGTCTATCTTTGAGTTATCTTGGAGAgaataataaaagcataaaaggaagacttaaaaggaaaaatacattttaaagaatcTAATTAGGTTGGAATAATTTGACTTCTCAGTCCAAGAtcagaagtttttctttttagagaatTGTGCAATATTTTGCATCTTAGGCTCATAATAAACATATAAATGTAATAGTCTATGGTATTTATGGTAATATACACTTTAATTCTGATCGTCAGGTAAAACGCCATTGCAATAAAAAGATaccctttattttaaaagacataTTCAAAGCTTTAAGTGTTGTCTTTGACATGAAATGTCTAATTGTATTCACACGGAAGACAAGCATTTCTCTGTGtataaattttatttgtcattacCCAACCAGATTCCAAATACAAAGCACATCAGACATTAATTAggtcaatacattttaataaaagaaaacatttgcatgAACTGTTCTGCAACCAGTCACATTTCCAGGTGACTCCATTTTTACATTgtagaacaaacacacacacacacacacaacaaatgtACACATCTGGAACAAAAATGACTCAATATTAAATAAGCACATCCTTGATTTTTACAATCCAGCCTGGCATAAACCCAAATGTCTGCTTAAACGCCACAAACAAAAGCaatcatgtttttaatatttagctCATTAGTCATTCATTTAGAAACATTTCCAAAGTTTCCTATGGAAGCAGAGGATTTAGCCAAGTAGATAAGCAACATTTACTTGTTAATTTCCACTACAGTGATCAAAAAAGATTGCCCTTAGAAACAAATGGAATTTAAATGGCTCTTAAAGcaaattttgtttaatatttatgCCCTAAAAACACAAGGTGTGTGCAAAGCTAACTAATGAGAAACTGCAAAGCTACAGTTCATTTCTATTTACAAACAAATCCAAAGGAGAAAAGAGCATTTCTCCCATAAAAGAAGCATTTGTATCCCTGAGTGCATTTGTTATTCCTATCATTAGGATTTGGTGTTCCGTTATCAGTTATAATGCTCTGTCTGAACAGCGCTTCACAGCATCACCGCAGTTTTCAAGGGCCAAAGTCAGCaaagatgcttttaaaaaaaacaaagaacatcaGCAGTTGTCCTGACGTacttcaggaaaaaacaaaggacAAGGCCGGCTCACAGCAGCAACATGTTTCTGAAGAGCAAACCAACCGTCCAGAAGGAAAACCTCTTCTTCTAGCAGTACATGAACCAGAACGGCCGTTTCCAGAAAGATCCGCTCTTAAAGGACAGTGTGTTAGCATGGAGGAACCTCCTCTTCTTTGTCCATCTTCTTTTCATCCTCCTCTGTCTCCTtgtctttattctttttgtgtttctttttcttgtgtttgtgcgTTTTGGGCTCTCCTTCTTTGTCCTGGCTGCTGTGCTTTTTGtgcttcttgtgttttttgtgtttcttgtgtttcttcttcttcttgtccgtggtggtggtggtggctGAGCTACTGTGGTTGCTCATGGTGGGGCTGCGGGACGGCTGGCTGACTGACAGTTGGCTGAGGGAGGGGCTGATGCTCCTGCCGCTCCTCCCCCCCTCCGCCTCCGAGCCCTCACCTTCACTGTAATCGGGCACAAAGGCCGCCTCATCAGTCTCCCGTGTCAGGTCGGAGCATAAGCGCTGTCGCTTGGGCTCTGGGCCACGACTCCCCTcttgtcctcctcctctgctctcaACTGCTCTCTCCTCTTTCCCTGTCACTCCTCGCCCTTCCTCTCTTTCCCctcttctctcctcctctcttcctGAAGATTTCTTCTCCTCTTTTGCCCCTCTGCCCTCATCCTTGGTAACTTTGGCTTTGACTTGCTTGCTGGAGTCTGTTTGTGAAGTCCTGACACCTTTACCCTCATCCCTCGCTGatttccttttcttctcctctctacccactcctctcctctcctcccttGAAACCTCTCGGTACTCGCTCCTGATGGGTTTAGCGGCTTCAGAGAGCACCTCTCTGACCTGACTCCTATGCTTTACAGGTGAAGGCTCCTTGATGGCTGCAGGGAGAACATCTTCCTGgccctcttcatcatcttctttCTCCCATTTGGAGCGAGGAGGAGGCTGAATGAGCGGCTCCAGGTTGGCCGGGCTGACACTTGGGCTGCTGGAAGGGCTGGATGAGGGCGGCTTTACTGGTTTGGAGGTTACGCTCTTCAGCTCTTTCTCAGAATTCTGATTCTTTTCTTGGCTTGGTCTAATAATAAAGAGAAAACTCGTGAAgtgacaacaaaaacagaaagtttttattcaaattaaaagtatGACTTATATGATGAATCAATTATTTTCAGTTCCAAAGCAAACATGATTTTGTTTCTaaactaaactctttattttCTTAGTTTAATTCACAAATCCCCATGACCTTAAACTAAGAGCAGCAAATCTTGAGTAGGAAATCAGAACATCAGGGGAGCTGAACCAATTATTCatccaaaaacaattaaataaactgaCCCGGTAAAAGTTAAGTTCTAAATGAAAGCACAGCAAACTCACCTGGTTGAAGAGACCGCGTGGCTCGACAGAGCCTTTCGGCTGAGCCTTGGTTTACTCTTCACAGACATCGGTTGTCGATCTTTCACGCCTGTCAGATTGGAATCGATTTATGAAATGGGTTCAATGAATACAGAATTAAATGGCACATGAGAAAATTAATCTTCAAATTACCTTCCCTGACGGGAGCAGATGATTTCTCTCCTTTAAGGCCACTCCTCTCTGTTCTGTCACTGGATGTACTTCTGGGAAATGAGAAAATATAATTACActtcttaaaatgtgtttaaagagAGAGTCAGCAAAGCAAGCTTTCTCTTATCCAAGGATGTGATGGCATTGTGACAAgcagcaaaaatagaaaataataacCTGTCAGATTTAGCGGCTTTGTCTGAGCTCTCCCCTCTCTCCTTGGAGGACACACTAGGTCTCTCCTGATGGTCAGACGGCCTCCTAGTTATGGCAGATTTCTCGCCAATAGTCATCTTATCTAAACAGACCGACCTGCCTCCTCCACTTCCACTATTggagttctttttttctggttttgctGACTTCTCAACCTCTTTGTCTCTGTCCACTGCTGCTTTCTCCAAGCCAGTACTAGAGaccttgtctttttctttagaCCCCACAAGTCGGTCCTTGTCAAAAGCAGATCGATCTCGTCCTCTTTCTGAAGCAGAAGCTTTATCTTGATCTCGATCTGAAACAGATTTATCTTGATCTCTTTCTGCAGTAGAGGGTCTTTCTCGATCCCTTCCAGAACCCGAAGCTCTATCTCGATCTCTTTCTGACGCAGATGGCTTTTCCCGATCTCTTTCTGAAGCGGATAACCTATCTCGATCTCTTTCGGAAGCAGAAGGTCTATCACGCTCCCTTTCTGAAGCGGGAGGTCTTTCACGCTCCTTTTCTGAAGCGGAAGGTCTCTCTCTATCTTTTTCTGAAGTGGTAGGTCTCTCTCGATCCTTTTCTGAAGTGGAAGATCTCTCTCGATCCCTTTCTGAAGCGGAAGATCTATCCCTGTCTCTCTCTGAAGTGGCAGACCTATCTTTCTCTGAAGTGGAAGGTCTATCACGCTCCCTTTCTGAAGTGGAAGGTTTTTCTCGATCCCTTTCTAGGGTGGAAGGTCTCTCTCGATCCCTTTCTAGGGTGGAAGGTCTCTCTCGATCCCTTTCTAGGATGGATGGTCTCTCTCGATCCCTTTCTAGAGTGGAAGGTCTCTCTCGATCCCTTTCTAGAGTGGAAGGTCTCTCTCGATCCCTTTCAGAAGCAGAAAGTCTATCTCGGTCAATGTCTGAGCTGTGACGTTTGTCTCCTCCGGCTCCTGGTCTGTCTCTGGAGACAGGCCTTTCTACAGATGCTGATGGATCTTTTCGTTCATTTTCTCCAGCTGGACTGACTCCATTTCCTTCAGAAACAATGGAAGCAGCCGAACGATCTAACGTGGAGTTGGTTATCTTATCTAGACCAAAGGGTGCTTTGTCCAAGGATGTTGCCTCTGTGCTACCTCTTCTCCCCAGATCTCTGTTCAACTTGATCCTcctcattggtttctgtgaacaaaaacagaacaatgcAACTCTTGAGTTTTAAAAGACAACAGAACACCATTTTGATTGCAATGAGATGTTGAATTCTTCCACAAACATACTGACCGGAATGTCCATCAAAGGTCTAATGGCTGATCGATCCGAATCACCCCGGACCAGGTCACGACTCACTTGCATAGGAGGTAAATTGGACAGTCTGTCAGAAGGGGCTGAAAATCTGTGAAGACCCAACTGATGTGGAAGATGCGAATGAGAGAGGACGTCCCCTCCACCCTCTATACCATCTATTCTCCTCAGCTTCCCAGGAGGTCTAAGTAAAGAGCGGCATTCTTCACCCATCCTTCTTCGATTGTCTATTGGCGACGAAGGGCGGGGCAGGTGTGGGAGTCCATGTTGATGCGGGAGGGAAAGAAGACTCTGTGGGGGATCTCTTCTACCCCGCAAGTCATGGTCTGATCTTGAGCCTTCGTGAAGAGAAGGAAAGGGGTTCTGGGAAGACAGGGGAGGAGTCTTCACCGCCGTGGATCTCACAGAGATCTTGCTCTTCTCCTTTTTAGTAGTGGTCAAATTGGAGGCATCTTTGACAGTCTTCAGCAGTTTggaagcagaggaagatgaagaatcTTTCTTCTTTGTCATCACACCCTCTGCCGTCTTTTTCTTCACCTTTACACCTTCACTCTTCACCTTCACACTCTCCGTCTTACCTTTAGTTTTACCATTTGAacccttctctttttttgttttatcagacACAGTCTTGGAAGTGGACTTGGTGGTGGTTTTAGAAAGCACACCTGTACTTTTGGAGGCTGAAGCTTTAGAAGGTGCTGCACCAGCGGAAGCCTTTGATGAGATGGGAGGTGTTTTCGATTGTGAAGACATTTCATCCATTGGCTCATCTCTGACAGGGGTGGCATCCCCTCTGTCCAGTGAGTGGTGTGAAGCTTCTCCTTCCTCCCCCgtcttcctttttattttctttgatctCATGAGTTTAGAGCTGGACTTGTTCCCTGTAGAAGATGATGTGGGTAAATAATGAGGAGGACCCCCTCTCTCGTCTCGTCCTCTTCGTCCCCTCCCCTGAGGTGAGTAATCTCTGGATGAGGGCATTTTCTCCCTCTCgccctctctgctgctgtggctcctgtgatgcatggatggatgctggGTGTCATAGTCTTTGTAGTATTTGTTGTACCAGTCTGTGTACTCCTTCTCCCATTGTCGGTACCGCTCTCTTTCCCAACGATCGTGGCCAGTGGGGCTGTGCCCTTTGAGGTCATAAGGAAGTAACTCTCGAGGGGGCAGCCTCCGCCCACCAGGGCTGCGGCTTCGAAAGCCACCAGGGGAACGGGACCGTGACCGGTAGGGTCCAGCCCCTTCAGCTCCTTCCCAGACTCGAAAGGGAGAACGTGGCGAACCAGACCGCCGGTAGCCAAAAGACCTTGAGCGGGAGCGTGACCTTGTCCGTGAGCGTCCATAACTGCGTCCGTTTCGTCTAGAGTAAGGGGAGCGTGTATAGGATCGGCCATGGGAACGTGAACGTGACCGACTTGGAGAAAAGGAGTAAGACCTGGATCTTGATCTGGATCTAGATCTTGATCTAGAGCGAGAATACGGAGAACGGCTGAATGGTGAGCGACTGTATGACCGGGacctaaaagaaaacatttccgAGGAACAAAGACAGAGGGCAATCTTTAAGAATATGTATTTTGCTAGGACACAGGTCAGTAAACTGTAGGGGTATAACGATTAATCAACTTAATCAATTAATTGAGTTGTATTCCTgaaatccaaccagatcaatctgtctgaggcaagttgttaatctaATTGACTTTACCATTAGAGAATCGTTTCAAAGtgcaataaatcaaacataTCGATATTTGAAAATTCCATTTGGATTAAGACGCAGTACGTTTCTTTTGccataacataaaaatgaccaagttccatcacagcagacagcacaaatgtgatgacagcaaaaaataaacgGTCCAtaattccagtccaatgtgtggaaacactttaaacttagaaaaaaagacatgtggccatacagtgtggtaaaatgttctaataatgttccctttggattattttgatgtggaaaaacaactgtGGGCTGAACTAAATTTAACCTAAAATGGGAATGGATTTGACAATAATTATTGTTTACTtgcttgtttgtacacataatGAATTTACACTTTATTATCTTACGAggaatacaaggaatctggaaaacttcacctgcactgttcagtaatcaggtgtttatctctgagtcacactggttgaatttttggcttaAGATGTCCTGGTTCAATTTTAGACAGTGAATCggattgtttaaaataaaccaaaaatcgACAGAATCTTATTAGCAACTACACATTATGATTTGAATTGAATCGatcatcaaatgaattgttacacccctagcaGTCACTCTAATTAGCATGACAAATGATTGCAGAGACAGCAAAATTCCTTCTAATAAGCCACTGAGACTTTAATTTCAGCATTAAACCAAGTTTATTATTAAACACCAGAATCAATTGTCAGTTAAAACTTACAAGAAattccaaaaaccaaaaaagtcttaaacgccacaaacaataaaaatcgtgtttttaatatttagcaATTAGTTTACTCTTAAAAAAAGAGATCAAAGGCCTTTTTTCTGAAGATCTACATTCATTATTtgcacaatacaaataatggaAATTTGAAGTTTAAGGTCActagttctttttttctccaatctTTACAAAGAAGGCAGCAATAAGCAGTTATATGGTATTGTGGCCCTTAATGTTGCTAACTTTAGGATTTTATTCACTATAAAATTAAACCTCTTGTGATCTTTAACTGTTATTTTAAACAGCATCTCTGTAGGTTTTTTTATGCTGTAATGACCCTTGTATGGACTCATTTCCATCAGAGTAATTTTACCAGAAAATCTTCAGATTTCAGTTACTGTATTTTCACAACTATAAGGCGCAGTTGAAAGTCTaaatttttctccaaaattgGGGTGCGCCTAATGTGTAGTTGTGGGGCGTAGAAAAAGGCGGCATGAGAAAGGGAGTGAGACTGAAGCTGCCATTTTACTGACTGGAATAGAAAGCAGGGCTAAGTCCCGAGTCCCCacaacattgtttacaaaatggctgaagccctgtttaaactgcagctatcagccacgtggattgatggatttttagatgctgttttatgattgaaaaaagaaatcaaaactaACTCAGATTTGCTTCTGCtggattttttaaacacacaccgagtgtctgtgtgtgtgcttgagCCGTCTCCTTGCTAGCCCGTGTTTAAGAAGGAGGAAAGCAGATGCACCCCGTGAGGAACAAGGTGGGGGGTCAGGCGCTGAGCTGCAAGTGAGTCTGTGAGCGCGCATTCAGTTTGTGTTACCCAGTTAGggagaacagtaaaaaaaaaaaaaaaaaaataataataatcaggtTTCCCCTAAAAGAACAGACTCGTTCTTTTATTGAaccactctggaggctctgatgGTCCGAACGGGGCGTTAACATGTCCGCGCCTTAACACTcggtgcgccttttgtatgtgtcaaagactgaaaaatcCCCCGTAACTGAGACCGTGCCCTATAACCCGGTGCACCCTATGGTcatgaaaatacggtaatttagcagactttttttaaataaaaaacagatttagccTCAAGCTAGTGCGGCAGATACAAATGACAATGTTACCTGGGGTAAGATGGCCTTCTTCTTTTTGGTGCATTTCTATACTTGATAAGCTCTTCATGAAAGTCTTTAGTAAACTCATCAAGTTTGGATGTAGctctaaacaaaaagaaacaacaaattaTTTATGTTTCCCTTGTATGGAAGCTACTAATTCTGACAACTATAATTGATATTGTGCACATTTTAGCAATAGTGATTATAGAGTAATACAAAACAACTAACTTGTCTTGTCTGTGGTGTCTTGGTCTGTAGAAATCCTCCTTAGAAAGCAGAGGCTGTGCCATAGGTGGTAAAGGGAGAAGAGGAGGCTGGGCACCAGGGGGAACCCAGGGAGGGTTTAGCACTGGAGGTCCAGGGGCAAATACAGGCTGGGGCTGGTAACTGATAATGGGTGGAGGGATAAGCCCGGGCCCAGAGCTGTACGGAGGTAGATACGGCTGTGTTGGGGGTGGGTAGAGGGGAGATGGGTAGACTTGAGGAGCAGGTACAGGAGGTAGAGGCGCCTGTAGGTGAGTCTGTTCCCCTCTGTTTCTGTTCctacaacaaataaaataaaaccaaaattttACAACAGAGCGTATGACACTGGATAATAGCAAGCATGTGGAATGGCCTTACCAGTGTCTGCCTCCACCTCTGTGGGACTGATTGTGTCGTGACTGGTGGCCTAGTGTTGCAGATAAACAGATGTCAGTAATCAAAGTTAGTATTTGCAGTAAACTCAAGATTTCATATTTCTTAAGTAAGCATCTCACCTGAGGAATGATGAGGCCTTGAAGGTGGAAGGTGACTAATAACTGGCAAATTGTATCtctgtataaaaacaaaaagtgaccaaaaaacattgaagacaAACTGAAATTGCGAGATGTGtttgaataattgatttaattccTTATcttgcatatttttttcagtaacATTCTAACCTAAAGCATAACTTGAGTAGGAATGTGCTCACCTGTGTTGCACTTTCTGATTTTCCTGAAGACTCCTGTTTCACAGCAGGCTCTGGATCAGCCTCATCAACTTCACTAGAGTAAAAGAGACACAAAAATCTCCTCAAGCCCAAGATCCTGTGTAAAATTCTTTCAGGGAGTAGAAAACCTAACTGCAACATACCCAGGTGGGGGTGGTTCTCCCTGGCTGCTGGAGTGCACTGGAGAATGGTGGTCAGAAACAGGTGCAGTAGCTGGAGAAGCATTTGGCTCTTCAGAGGCAGCCTCTGCATGAGGTGGACTCGGAGTTGAAGGAGAGAATGCAGAAGGAGTGCCAACGGGCAGGTTTTCCGTTTTGGGAGCTGTTGTGGCTGTACTTGTTGAAGGTGGGTTAGAGAAATTGGCCAGCAGAGGGTCCTGCTGCCTAGAATGAAGAGGCCTGACCAACTGGGGACGTGGTGGGGGAGGGACAGCCTGCTGGACTTGTTTGCGCCCATGTTTGGTGTATCCCGTCTCATTCTTGAAGTTGTTCACAGCCTGTAGAACAGAAAGAAGTATtacatttccaaaatgtttgtaaaaatccCTCCTGAAAAAAAGGTCATAGGAATACATCAATTTGTGACAGATTACCTGTCGAAGAAACTTGTTGGCAATCAGATTATCGGGTGAAACGTCAGACTGATTGCATGACGAGCAGATGTGCTCCTCTGAGTCCAACAATGCAGTTCGGATACCTGGAAACATATAATCTGATTTTAGAGGGAAGCTCCTTCATTCCTAAAGGATTCCAAGTGGTAAACTGCTTCCAAACCAATAGGGACTGCAACCAAATAACCCCTTTAATTCTAaagataaatgtaattttacacaaaaactaGGCAATAATCTAAATACTCACATTCATCACAGTAACTGTTTCCACAGCAGGGTATAACCACAGCATCTGTCATCAGATCATTGCAGATGGGGCACAGCAGTTCATCTGGGATTGGGTCTGTATCATCCTCGGATGACGATTGCTCATGTGGAACGAAAGGAGGACGCTCCTTCTTTCCTTGAGCATACGCCTCCCTGGCAAAGGAAATTTGGATGTATGAGACATTTCCTGCTAAAACCAATTCTGAATGTTTTGATGCACTCAATGTGCTACAGATCTGACATTTCACACATACGCATCAATGGCAGGTATGGCATATTCTCCAGTGCTGGTCAACATGGCTCCCTTGGTGCCGGGGTCAGCTTTCACCATGAAGCTCTGAGGGATGCCCTTACTGATTTTTACAGGTTTAGGACCGTCTGCGCTTTTGTCTTGCAcctagaaacatttttattagaagatatatttttacataaacaaaaatgtgcctttaaaaagaaaaaaagaaaaaaatcaaacagacaaaaacatgattaccaCTGGCAAAGGGCATTGACGAATGTAGTGACCCGCCTTTCCACAACGAAAGCAAGTATAGTGAGCAGGTGGGGGTCCAATTGCCTTCTTTGAGTAACTAAAGGAAATGTATCAAAAAGGTTATGTTGATCCCTTATACGCACgtttaaaaggcaaaaaggtGAGACGATTTAGCACGAAAAGACAAAATGTGTGACTACTGACTTTGCTGGGTCATAATCATGATTCGATTGAGTCATCATGGCTTTAATCTTGTCCTCCTCTGACGCATTTGCGTCAACCAGATTAGCGGTCTAAAAGTCAGCAGAGAAAATtgttaaaaaggattttttatttatttaaaagggaGGTTAGGGGAGGAGCATTCAAAAATAGACATTCTCTTCCAAAGTGACCATGTAAACAAAATACCTTGGCAAGCTGGGCAAGAGACAAAGAAGGAGAAGAATCCGTCTGCAGGAGAATCAGAGCATATAAAGTTAACGTTACCCGTTAGGCATCTAATGATAGATTAGAACTCAAGACGCTTCCTGTGTCCTTGCAACATGATTGCGAAGACAATCACGTCCTTGCAACATTATTACAGCCTTTGCTGTTCTATCAAATACAGCAATCAACCATTCAAACAATGACAGATCCTCATATAATCTGCATTTAACATTAAATCTTCATCTAGTTTAGCTGTTGATGTTCAAACAAAACTCAGGTTTGCTCAAACTGCATCTGCTTTAGTTAACataacagaaaagaaacactcTAAAAGgctaattgtaaaaaaaaaaacaaagtcacttAGAAGCTAATTTTTTTGCCTACAAAGATGACGGTACATGGTTATACC
The sequence above is a segment of the Oryzias latipes chromosome 1, ASM223467v1 genome. Coding sequences within it:
- the LOC101160962 gene encoding E3 ubiquitin-protein ligase RBBP6 isoform X1, with the translated sequence MSCVHYKFSSKLDYNTVTFDGLHITLSELKRQIMARERLKATDCDLQITNAQTREEYTDDEAHIPKHASVIVRRTPLGGVKPAGRTFIVDRSDTSVVGSSRPTDSSPSLSLAQLAKTANLVDANASEEDKIKAMMTQSNHDYDPANYSKKAIGPPPAHYTCFRCGKAGHYIRQCPLPVVQDKSADGPKPVKISKGIPQSFMVKADPGTKGAMLTSTGEYAIPAIDAEAYAQGKKERPPFVPHEQSSSEDDTDPIPDELLCPICNDLMTDAVVIPCCGNSYCDECIRTALLDSEEHICSSCNQSDVSPDNLIANKFLRQAVNNFKNETGYTKHGRKQVQQAVPPPPRPQLVRPLHSRQQDPLLANFSNPPSTSTATTAPKTENLPVGTPSAFSPSTPSPPHAEAASEEPNASPATAPVSDHHSPVHSSSQGEPPPPGEVDEADPEPAVKQESSGKSESATQRYNLPVISHLPPSRPHHSSGHQSRHNQSHRGGGRHWNRNRGEQTHLQAPLPPVPAPQVYPSPLYPPPTQPYLPPYSSGPGLIPPPIISYQPQPVFAPGPPVLNPPWVPPGAQPPLLPLPPMAQPLLSKEDFYRPRHHRQDKATSKLDEFTKDFHEELIKYRNAPKRRRPSYPRSRSYSRSPFSRSPYSRSRSRSRSRSRSRSYSFSPSRSRSRSHGRSYTRSPYSRRNGRSYGRSRTRSRSRSRSFGYRRSGSPRSPFRVWEGAEGAGPYRSRSRSPGGFRSRSPGGRRLPPRELLPYDLKGHSPTGHDRWERERYRQWEKEYTDWYNKYYKDYDTQHPSMHHRSHSSREGEREKMPSSRDYSPQGRGRRGRDERGGPPHYLPTSSSTGNKSSSKLMRSKKIKRKTGEEGEASHHSLDRGDATPVRDEPMDEMSSQSKTPPISSKASAGAAPSKASASKSTGVLSKTTTKSTSKTVSDKTKKEKGSNGKTKGKTESVKVKSEGVKVKKKTAEGVMTKKKDSSSSSASKLLKTVKDASNLTTTKKEKSKISVRSTAVKTPPLSSQNPFPSLHEGSRSDHDLRGRRDPPQSLLSLPHQHGLPHLPRPSSPIDNRRRMGEECRSLLRPPGKLRRIDGIEGGGDVLSHSHLPHQLGLHRFSAPSDRLSNLPPMQVSRDLVRGDSDRSAIRPLMDIPKPMRRIKLNRDLGRRGSTEATSLDKAPFGLDKITNSTLDRSAASIVSEGNGVSPAGENERKDPSASVERPVSRDRPGAGGDKRHSSDIDRDRLSASERDRERPSTLERDRERPSTLERDRERPSILERDRERPSTLERDRERPSTLERDREKPSTSERERDRPSTSEKDRSATSERDRDRSSASERDRERSSTSEKDRERPTTSEKDRERPSASEKERERPPASERERDRPSASERDRDRLSASERDREKPSASERDRDRASGSGRDRERPSTAERDQDKSVSDRDQDKASASERGRDRSAFDKDRLVGSKEKDKVSSTGLEKAAVDRDKEVEKSAKPEKKNSNSGSGGGRSVCLDKMTIGEKSAITRRPSDHQERPSVSSKERGESSDKAAKSDRSTSSDRTERSGLKGEKSSAPVREGVKDRQPMSVKSKPRLSRKALSSHAVSSTRPSQEKNQNSEKELKSVTSKPVKPPSSSPSSSPSVSPANLEPLIQPPPRSKWEKEDDEEGQEDVLPAAIKEPSPVKHRSQVREVLSEAAKPIRSEYREVSREERRGVGREEKKRKSARDEGKGVRTSQTDSSKQVKAKVTKDEGRGAKEEKKSSGREEERRGEREEGRGVTGKEERAVESRGGGQEGSRGPEPKRQRLCSDLTRETDEAAFVPDYSEGEGSEAEGGRSGRSISPSLSQLSVSQPSRSPTMSNHSSSATTTTTDKKKKKHKKHKKHKKHKKHSSQDKEGEPKTHKHKKKKHKKNKDKETEEDEKKMDKEEEVPPC